A window from Tenacibaculum singaporense encodes these proteins:
- the mnmA gene encoding tRNA 2-thiouridine(34) synthase MnmA gives MKRVVVGLSGGVDSSVTAYLLKEQGYEVIGLFMKNWHDDSVTISNECPWLEDSNDAMIVAEKLGIPFQTVDLSEQYKERIVDYMFNEYEKGRTPNPDVLCNREIKFDVFMDIALSLGADYVATGHYCRKAEEIIDGKPVYKLLAGKDTNKDQSYFLCQLSQEQLSKALFPIGELTKPEVREIAKEADLITADKKDSQGLCFIGKVRLPDFLQQKLQPKEGDIVRIPDEFEQYNRLVPEFENKEAELAYFSTKFSYNKEDGKVVGKHQGAHYFTKGQRKGLAVGGTKEPLFVIETDVDTNIIYTGEGKNHQGLYRSVLFVSNEELHWVREDLVIQTGESMEVEARIRYRQPLEKAMLYKVDKGIYVEFENPQSAIQEGQFVAWYKNEELLGSGVIS, from the coding sequence ATGAAAAGAGTAGTAGTAGGACTTTCAGGAGGTGTAGATAGTAGTGTAACTGCGTATTTACTAAAAGAACAGGGATACGAAGTTATTGGATTGTTCATGAAGAATTGGCACGACGATTCGGTAACCATTTCTAATGAATGTCCGTGGTTGGAAGATAGCAACGACGCCATGATCGTTGCAGAAAAATTAGGAATTCCTTTTCAAACAGTTGATTTAAGCGAACAATACAAAGAGCGTATCGTTGACTATATGTTTAACGAATATGAAAAAGGTCGTACACCTAATCCTGATGTATTATGTAATCGAGAAATTAAGTTTGATGTGTTTATGGATATTGCATTAAGTTTAGGAGCTGATTATGTAGCAACAGGACATTACTGTAGAAAAGCAGAAGAAATTATTGATGGAAAACCTGTATACAAGTTATTAGCAGGAAAGGATACCAATAAAGACCAATCATACTTTTTATGTCAATTATCGCAAGAACAATTATCTAAAGCGTTATTTCCTATTGGAGAATTGACAAAACCAGAAGTTCGCGAAATAGCTAAAGAAGCAGATTTAATTACAGCTGATAAAAAAGACAGTCAAGGCTTGTGTTTTATAGGAAAAGTAAGGCTTCCAGATTTCTTACAACAAAAACTACAACCGAAAGAAGGAGATATTGTCCGAATTCCAGATGAATTTGAGCAGTACAATCGTTTAGTTCCAGAATTTGAGAATAAGGAAGCGGAATTAGCATATTTTTCAACAAAGTTCTCTTATAACAAAGAGGATGGAAAAGTAGTAGGAAAACATCAAGGAGCGCATTATTTCACCAAAGGACAACGTAAAGGGTTAGCAGTTGGAGGAACCAAAGAGCCATTGTTTGTGATTGAAACTGATGTAGATACTAACATTATTTATACAGGAGAAGGAAAAAATCACCAAGGATTGTATAGAAGTGTATTATTTGTATCAAATGAAGAGCTACACTGGGTGCGTGAAGATTTAGTTATACAAACTGGTGAATCTATGGAGGTAGAAGCACGTATTCGTTACCGACAACCATTAGAAAAAGCTATGTTGTATAAAGTAGACAAAGGAATTTATGTAGAGTTTGAAAATCCACAATCAGCTATTCAAGAAGGGCAGTTTGTTGCTTGGTATAAAAACGAAGAGTTATTAGGCTCTGGTGTTATTTCGTAG
- a CDS encoding toxin-antitoxin system YwqK family antitoxin, whose amino-acid sequence MKKILLLFVVFICANGYSQKDSISNYLDRKFKITSNKNDAKYIETSVKKGSLWEISIYYRDGKIFKKGFSNNNRGNSYIGKHLVFHRNGKLSKKSFFNSEGELEGKVLALFDNGNRNYTGFHKNGVPSGLWKYYHYNGNLAAKFYYDINGDIERYILFNEKGEEFKDEIYTKFIKPTFKNGEEEFSSKMNYLIDNVSYAINTAIDVDFIIDVDGSIRDVWVANTIPNKLRNEIADFFESIKGWKPAVEMNRKIPYKYSIMLNFKTRVID is encoded by the coding sequence ATGAAAAAAATATTGCTATTGTTTGTAGTATTCATTTGTGCTAATGGATACTCACAAAAAGACTCTATTTCTAATTATTTAGATAGAAAGTTTAAAATAACGTCAAATAAAAACGATGCTAAATATATTGAAACTAGCGTTAAAAAAGGCTCACTTTGGGAAATATCAATTTACTACAGAGACGGTAAAATTTTTAAGAAAGGATTCTCAAATAATAATAGAGGTAATAGTTATATAGGAAAACATCTTGTATTCCATCGAAACGGAAAACTTTCAAAGAAATCTTTTTTTAATTCTGAAGGAGAGTTAGAAGGTAAAGTACTTGCTTTATTTGATAATGGAAACAGAAATTATACAGGTTTCCATAAAAACGGAGTTCCATCAGGTTTATGGAAATACTATCATTACAACGGTAACCTAGCAGCAAAATTTTATTACGATATAAATGGAGATATAGAAAGGTATATACTCTTCAATGAAAAAGGAGAGGAGTTTAAGGATGAAATTTATACAAAGTTTATAAAGCCTACTTTTAAAAATGGAGAAGAAGAATTTAGTTCGAAAATGAATTATTTAATAGATAATGTAAGCTATGCTATTAATACTGCAATTGATGTGGATTTTATTATTGATGTTGATGGAAGTATTAGAGATGTATGGGTAGCTAATACAATTCCAAATAAATTAAGGAATGAAATAGCTGACTTTTTTGAATCTATAAAAGGATGGAAGCCAGCAGTAGAAATGAATAGAAAAATACCATATAAATATAGCATTATGCTAAATTTTAAAACTAGAGTAATAGATTAA
- a CDS encoding toxin-antitoxin system YwqK family antitoxin: MINIKRIFSTALLLSVFFITATQAQKINQFDANGNRHGVWKKYYDDNKNKIRYSGEFKNGKEVGIFNFYDPNSYGVPSMTKEFSAKSDSAFVQFFTPKGKVKTKGWMIGKKRVGKWTYYFSDGKLFSEEEYADGKLDGVLKNYYRNGKLTEESIYKDGKKNGLSKIFTEEGVMIEEVYYVDGKLEGEGRYYDLKGDLKEKGMYKNGKRDGKWQFYMDGEVVSDKRKRAVHSIPKN, from the coding sequence ATGATAAATATAAAAAGGATATTTTCAACAGCACTTTTGTTATCGGTATTTTTTATAACAGCTACTCAAGCACAAAAAATAAACCAATTTGATGCTAATGGAAACAGACATGGAGTTTGGAAAAAGTATTATGACGATAATAAAAACAAAATAAGATATTCAGGCGAATTTAAAAATGGAAAAGAGGTAGGGATATTTAACTTTTACGATCCTAACTCTTATGGAGTACCATCTATGACTAAAGAATTTTCAGCAAAATCAGATAGTGCCTTTGTACAGTTTTTTACACCGAAAGGAAAAGTAAAAACAAAAGGATGGATGATAGGAAAAAAGCGAGTAGGAAAATGGACGTATTATTTTTCTGATGGAAAGCTCTTTTCAGAAGAAGAATATGCTGACGGTAAATTAGATGGAGTCTTAAAAAACTATTATAGAAATGGTAAGTTAACTGAAGAAAGTATTTATAAAGACGGTAAGAAAAATGGACTTTCTAAGATTTTTACTGAAGAAGGAGTGATGATTGAAGAAGTATATTATGTTGATGGAAAATTAGAAGGAGAAGGAAGATATTACGACTTAAAAGGTGATTTAAAAGAAAAAGGAATGTATAAAAATGGTAAAAGAGACGGTAAATGGCAATTTTACATGGATGGTGAAGTGGTTTCTGACAAGAGAAAAAGAGCTGTACATTCAATACCTAAAAATTAA
- a CDS encoding adenylosuccinate lyase — protein MSVDFLISVLENVDNPARVNRNNAANIVLAQPELIKYLVNITFDVDNKLSIKAAWILEWICTHNGIEYILPYLTVFTKNISKVHFDSAIRPCAKICEHLAIAFASKAANNIKEQLTKTDIDLIIETGFDWLITDQKIAVKAYTMNTLYLFGLQKDWVHPELEHLIRTKVIHESKGCKARGKKILELIEKHKNQKQL, from the coding sequence ATGAGTGTTGATTTTTTAATTTCTGTGTTAGAAAATGTTGATAATCCTGCTAGAGTAAACAGAAATAATGCTGCAAATATTGTATTAGCGCAACCTGAATTGATAAAATATTTAGTTAATATTACTTTTGATGTTGATAATAAACTATCTATTAAGGCTGCTTGGATACTAGAATGGATTTGTACACATAATGGAATTGAATATATTCTTCCTTATTTAACTGTTTTTACAAAAAACATATCGAAAGTGCACTTTGATAGCGCTATAAGACCTTGTGCTAAAATTTGTGAACATTTAGCGATTGCTTTTGCTTCAAAAGCAGCAAATAACATAAAAGAACAATTAACGAAAACTGATATCGACTTAATTATAGAAACTGGATTCGATTGGTTAATTACCGACCAAAAAATAGCAGTGAAAGCCTATACTATGAATACTTTGTATTTATTTGGTTTACAGAAAGACTGGGTTCATCCTGAGTTAGAACATCTAATTCGCACTAAAGTGATTCATGAAAGTAAAGGTTGTAAAGCTAGAGGGAAGAAAATATTGGAGTTGATTGAGAAACATAAAAACCAAAAACAATTATAA